The following are encoded in a window of Ictalurus punctatus breed USDA103 chromosome 13, Coco_2.0, whole genome shotgun sequence genomic DNA:
- the LOC108273513 gene encoding uncharacterized protein LOC108273513: MKDLSTHTRLTPEQWVNRLNRFINNMSRNATVQTTLSTWGLSFENKLLNLTGRVLPAERILQGARAYENNPCDADWSKEMRGLPLMTSMPLEIWVLSHTRRNADVTHSLLQTLNKVPVGIHLQRPGMMEYDDRQEALQHRAVQQVQMRAGAHKKEIAPSPTAAPARRGQLPAEHSASRKDRRGRAGLTRLRPAIGGSNGEAPPLRRQRRRIKGRASSREGEENIVASRRTPRYKRGRDCRIVRVTHTEDAGPGKPPPRLGNPASAMSRRRRPSRLHQTPHSSTYNPFASP, translated from the exons ATGAAGGACCTTTCCACTCACACCAGACTGACCCCAGAACAGTGGGTGAACCGCCTCAACAGATTCATCAACAACATGAGCAG GAATGCCACTGTTCAGACTACACTCAGCACATGGGGTCTAAGCTTTGAGAACAAGCTGCTGAATCTGACTGGAAGAGTTCTTCCTGCTGAGAGGATCCTACAGGGAGCGAGAGCA tacGAGAACAACCCATGTGACGCGGATTGGTCTAAAGAGATGCGAGGTCTTCCTCTGATGACCAGCATGCCTCTGGAGATCTGGGTGCTGTCCCATACGCGCCGTAACGCTGacgtcactcactcactgctgcaGACCCTCAACAAAGTGCCCGTGGGCATCCACCTTCAGAGGCCGGGAAT GATGGAGTACGATGATCGACAGGAGGCTCTGCAGCACAGAGCGGTGCAACAGGTTCAGATG AGGGccggcgcacacaagaaggaaatcgctccttctccaactgccgcaccggcacgacgtgggcagcttcctgccgaacattccgccagccggaaggaccgccgcggcagggcgggactgacgcgactccggccagcgattggcggatccaacggggaagccccaccactcaggcgacagcggaggaggataaaagggcgcgcttccagCCGGGAAGGGGAggagaatatcgtagcgtcaagacggactccgaggtacaagcgcggacgagactgccggatagtgagagtcacacatacggaggacgccggcccgggaaaacccccgccccgcctcgggaatcccgcctccgccatgAGTAGACGCCGCCGGCCGTCACGACTCCACCAAACCCCGCACTCatccacttataacccattcgcctcaccctag
- the LOC108273631 gene encoding phenylethanolamine N-methyltransferase: MKEERMERENRQETAVAAVAAFYRGFDPEAYLKYNYTPPRADFSRSDSIVPWKLNCLHKAFKEDAIKGDILVDIGSGPTLYQVMSGCEHFNRVILSDFLEVNRSELKKWLKDGQSNFDWTPYLKHVCELEGRSSSAWQEKAERLRSVVTDIFPVNVHHPFPFPPGSLPASSADCLVSSFCLESVSPDISSFTQALRNLSSLLRSGGYLLLIGALGESFYMAAPDVRIPVVPLDEAQVCASLSVTGFDLLQLSVYRLIPDMLVGVDDVKGVFFAKARKP, from the exons ATGAAGGAGGAAAGGATGGAAAGAGAGAACAGACAAGAGACAGCAGTGGCTGCAGTGGCAGCTTTTTACAGGGGGTTTGATCCTGAAGCGTACCTGAAGTACAATTATACACCTCCCCGAGCAGACTTCAGCCGAAGTGACAGCATTGTACCATGGAAGTTAAACTGCCTTCATAAAGCTTTCAAAGAag ATGCCATTAAAGGAGACATACTGGTGGATATTGGTTCCGGTCCAACTCTATATCAGGTGATGAGCGGCTGTGAGCATTTTAATCGAGTCATATTATCTGATTTTTTGGAAGTGAATCGGAGTGAATTAAAGAAATGGCTCAAGGATGGACAGAGCAACTTTGATTGGACCCCTTACCTGAAACATGTGTGTGAGCTGGAGGGACGCAG TTCCTCAGCATGGCAAGAGAAAGCAGAGAGGCTTCGTTCAGTGGTAACAGACATTTTTCCAGTTAACGTTCACCACCCGTTTCCATTCCCACCCGGATCTTTGCCTGCTTCCAGCGCTGACTGCCTCGTGTCCTCGTTCTGCTTAGAAAGTGTGAGTCCTGACATTTCCTCATTCACTCAGGCACTACGCAACCTGTCCAGCCTCCTGCGTAGTGGCGGTTATCTCCTGCTCATTGGAGCTCTGGGGGAGAGCTTTTACATGGCAGCTCCTGATGTTCGTATCCCAGTTGTGCCGCTGGATGAGGCTCAGGTCTGTGCGAGTCTGAGCGTCACTGGCTTCGATCTCCTGCAGCTGAGTGTATATCGATTAATACCAGACATGCTGGTCGGGGTGGATGACGTCAAAGGCGTGTTCTTCGCTAAAGCCAGGAAACCATAA
- the si:ch211-207i20.2 gene encoding zinc finger protein OZF: MSQCVALQTRLASVLQALIHTVVVEMCKLLQERSEFILNLQLSQEQSEKQKLKEVIQTETEQKMKQFASFMEVLGNEALGKIIKLVDENKFLLDLECKTFSGKRAKRPGSILNILSAGGPEEEHSYDGRGRNSEARVSHEAADTVESQRPESPLTLAVTIKDELGNIDLKSIISDHLDVASEDVRTHAEVGEGHQEAVSFGGNSFLCVECGRTFPSVSGLTSHRQSHSGEKPFSCMLCGKAFAHKRSLVDHHRVHTVEKSFCCKDCGKCFGKAAHLRTHAAVHSGEKPFGCDVCGKKFSISQNLTRHQHTHTGQKNFSCSVCGKSFTRAKTLITHQLIHTGQKPHSCTECGRAFRHLVNLRNHERIHTDLRPFSCDLCGKTFRHTVNLKIHKRIHTGEKPFTCKECGKSFSQQSSLVSHSRTHSDLKPFGCSYCSKRFNNTNSLKLHERTHTGEKPYSCEFCGKCFSQGSHLRTHKRHIHGGGKQYICDKCGKRYSDPRNLKMHKCVYASA, from the exons ATGTCGCAGTGTGTGGCGTTACAGACGCGCTTAGCCTCGGTGCTGCAGGCTTTAATTCACACAGTTGTGGTGGAAATGTGCAAACTGCTGCAGGAAAGATCCGAGTTCATTTTAAACCTCCAGCTTTCTCAGGAACAAAGTGAAAAACAGAAGTTAAAAGAAGTGATACAGACGGAAACCGAGCAGAAGATG aAACAGTTTGCATCATTCATGGAGGTCTTGGGTAATGAGGCTCTGGGTAAAATCATCAAGCTTGTAGATGAGAACAAGTTCCTGTTGGATCTGGAGTGCAAAACCTTCTCTGGAAAAAGAGCAAAACGTCCAGGAAGCATTCTGAACATTCTGTCAGCTGGAGGTCCGG AAGAGGAACATTCCTATGATGGCCGTGGGAGAAACTCTGAAGCACGAGTAAGTCATGAG GCTGCAGACACGGTGGAGTCTCAGCGTCCTGAATCTCCTCTCACGCTCGCTGTGACCATTAAAGATGAACTTGGAAACATCGACCTGAAGTCAATAATCTCAG ATCACCTGGACGTGGCGTCGGAGGACGTGAGGACACACGCAGAGGTCGGTGAAGGTCACCAGGAAGCTGTTAGCTTTGggggaaattcttttctttgtgtTGAGTGTGGGAGAACGTTTCCGTCCGTGAGCGGCCTCACGTCCCACCGGCAGAGTCACAGCGGAGAGAAACCGTTCAGCTGCATGCTCTGTGGAAAAGCCTTCGCTCACAAGCGGAGCCTGGTAGATCACCATCGCGTTCACACGGTAGAAAAATCCTTCTGCTGCAAAGACTGCGGCAAATGCTTCGGGAAGGCGGCGCACCTCAGGACCCACGCGGCCGTCCACAGCGGAGAGAAGCCCTTCGGCTGCGACGTATGCGGCAAGAAGTTCAGCATCTCGCAGAACCTGACCCGGCACCAGCACACGCACACGGGCCAGAAGAATTTCTCATGTTCGGTCTGTGGCAAGAGCTTCACCCGAGCGAAGACGCTGATCACGCACCAGCTCATCCACACGGGACAGAAACCGCACTCCTGCACGGAATGTGGACGAGCCTTCAGACACCTGGTGAACCTGCGCAACcacgagcgcattcacacggACCTGCGGCCGTTCTCCTGCGACCTGTGCGGGAAGACGTTCCGCCACACGGTGAACCTCAAGATCCATAAACGCATTCACACCGGGGAGAAGCCGTTCACATGCAAAGAGTGTGGCAAGAGCTTCAGCCAGCAGAGCAGCCTGGTGTCTCACAGCCGCACGCATTCGGACCTGAAACCGTTCGGCTGTAGCTACTGCAGCAAGCGCTTCAACAACACCAACAGTCTGAAGCTGCACGAGCGCACTCACACGGGTGAGAAGCCGTACAGCTGTGAGTTCTGTGGGAAATGCTTCAGTCAGGGGAGCCACCTCCGCACGCACAAACGCCACATCCACGGAGGAGGCAAACAGTACATATGTGACAAGTGTGGAAAGCGCTACTCCGACCCACGCAATCTCAAAATGCACAAGTGTGTGTACGCTTCAGCGTAG